The genomic stretch AAAATCCACATAGACAGTGATTTAGGATTCTcaataatatttatgtataatgAGGTCTTGACTTGTAAAAGTTTGAGAACTTGTGCCAGGTgttggtagcatatgcctttaatcccagcatgcaggaggcagaggcaggcagatctctgtgagttcatgatcagtctggtctacaagagctagttccaggacagcctccaaaaccacagagaaaccctgtatcgaaaagtTTGAAAACTTACACAATAAATCATATTCAGTTATGAGTTTGATTTGTCCCAATCAGCATATGCTTACTCTTTGCTCCACTAACACcaagactttcttttttccataatCTCTCCCTTGCTCACCTGTTCATCACTATCTATTGCCCATGTAAATGGACCCTAcccagaaaagaaactgaagcaaGATGAAGACATGGAAGGAACACGAGAGTATACATAAGGGCCCAACAGAAAATTCAGGTTGGGAATCTGTCTGATGCACTATTTATATTCTTCATTGTTTTATGCAAATATACTTGTTGGAAACTAGTATACACTATCGCTGACCCAAAACAATGATTAATATTATTTTCTGTCAACCTGTTTTAACAAGATTCTCAGTTAATAATTCACATATTATAGTTTGATTACAATCacatttgttttgagattttgtttttaccTCTTTTGATTCCAAGTGACAGTCTGATCTTCTTGACCTTTGAAAACTTGGAATATCgatttctaaaatatagaaaacatatttaaatgtaAGTTTTTGGTAAAACTTTATGAAAATATTCATAGTATTCTTAGTACACACTTCACATCTTAGTTGTTTGACTTACAAGTGTGCCTCATTTGCGTGAAAGATTAGATTTGCCTATTACATGAGAGAAATAACAATATCTTTCAGAGATGACTGCCTTTGGAAGGCTAAACACTTTGGGACAGATGAGTTACTCCTTTCTTTGATGTTTTCAGGATTAGGCTGACATATTTTATTGTTGAAATTATCCCATAGAATATATACTTTTAACCTCCAACCCTGTAACTCTCTATTATTtttaactagaaaaataatttggaCTTTATTTGACTCTAGTTATTTGCTTACTACATTCCCCTACTTGAGAACTCTGCCAAAATACTTAAGAATCATTCAAATGTGCCTAGTTTACCATTGTATATCTGGATTTTTATCCTTCCCTGTTATGTCACCATTAGCAGCACAAGcagcagagaagaaggaggaaaatgaaTATGATGGGTATATTTTCCTGATCATGTATCCATGAATTCATGAAGAGGTTGCCTCAGACCTGTGGTGTTTAACACCTTGCTCTGCCCTACACCGTAATGACACTAGCTGATATAATTCATCATACAATTGCCTTACACAAATGCTAGAATTTCccctttaaattttattccaaATCTATTTTTTACCAACTGCACCATCCCCActataatttaaatgtattattttctcaTATGGATTAAAACAAGAGTTTAGTACTTCTTCCCACCATGCACTATTTTTACATGGAACAGCTAGtgaaattcatttaaaacaacaagaaacatAATTTATTATACTGCTCAAAATATTCTAAATGTTTCTCATAACacttggaataaaataaaatttaaagttccCACGATGCTTGACACAGACTGCTTAATTGCCTGTGGCTCCTTCTAATTCTAATGGCCATACCAAACAAATGTTACCTcaaatgtgtatgtttatcatTTTCTATTCTGACTACAAGTAATTCGTCACCATGGCATTTTTCAAGTCCAGAaacattatttaacattttcagACAAACCATATTCAGTCCATCGTACTAGAAATATCGTCACCCTAGATACATGGCTGTATATGTCTCTTAATAGTCATCTGTCTACTTAAATGTCATAGCAATTATAGTCATACCAATTTTGAAACAAAGCcttgtgtattccaggctggtcttgaactagtTATATAATTGAGACAGCCCTTGAAATCTTTAAATTCCTGCCttaactcccaagtgctagaattacatcTGTGAGCCACCATCCTATCTTGGTACAttcaattttagtttatttattctcatttctATACATTATTAATTCTAGAATTATAAGTTAAATTATTTATCACATTAATCATTAAGTGCTTCTGTTGGATATCAAGCAACTATGCTATTCTTAAAAAGTTGCTATGGAtaatcatttatgtatttttccatTACCATTAGCCTtagaatgtgtttttgtttttttttttttgggggggggttggttttggtttttcaagacagggtttctctgagtagctttggaggctgtcctggacctagctcttgtagaccaggctagtctcaaactcacagagatccacctgcctctgcctcccaagtgctgggattaaaggcatgtgccaccactgcctgtctagAACATTTTCTTTAGAAGACTTTATAACACACTTTTTGATCAATTTTTCATTGTCTTAGAATTACTTTCAGGAACTCTCGTTTTTCTAATTATGTCATTGTTTCCGCAAACAATTAGTAGAACACTTAGAAATAGCAGCTGGAGAGGTAGTTCACTGTATAGtctttgccttgcaagcatgaagacatgagtttagATTCCTAGAACTCAGGTTAAAAGCTGGATATCCCAGTGGGCATTTGTAGGCTCATTGCTGAAGTGTAGAGCCAGGTGGAATCCAGGGGTTCACTGGCCTTCCAATCTAGACAAAAGGGCATgttcaggttcactgagagatcctgtctcagaaaataaggtggtgAAAACAATAGTGTAAGATACCCAGTATAAGGCGCTAGTTTATACAACCATGCACCCATATGCAAGCACACCcaaatgcacatgtgcacacacaatatgCATATACACCATCActccacaaaacacaaaagaaaagaaagcatagcATAGTCTTACCATCCAATTGGTAATTCATTCAAATTTGAAGGTAGCTAACATGTTGCATCTTTGTGCAGCCGTTCCCGTTCCCCTTTTCTGTAACACCCCATGAAAGACTCCTATACATTTTGAAGGCTACAGAAAATATGATGGTAGTTCTATAACATCAGGCTTTCTTCATAAAATTAGGTTGGTGCTCCACAGGTGTCTTAAATtgaatggaatttaaaaatatgtgcctCGAGTTTCTGATAGATAATGAAAGAGGACGAAGCTCAATCTTAAATTGGCACATCAGTTATTTATGACCATGTACACTTTAAATTTATCAGTTGATTTCAACCTCGATTATATGCAGGGAACCAAATTCTGCTCACTACAGGATCTAAAAAGAAATACAGGAGACTCGAGTCAATCTCTAATTTCAGCTAAACAATGAAAGTTTCTGTGGGAAATTATGTCAAATACGGAATCTAAGATCTGCTCAAACTAAAAAGTGCTTGCTTGAAAATCAATTAGCTATATTCTTAGTTTGCATTAAGACCTATACAATTTTTTTCCagatatatgttttcaaggttttcTCAAAGTCTTTTAATGGCTTAAGTTTCTTATATGTTACAAAATCACCAGCTATGGAGTTCTTTGTTGACCTTCAATTgctcttgcttttattttcatttaatactgAACATTTATCCCAAACAAAGCATTGAGAGATTTAGGAAACTATTTTGCTTAGAGATGACTGTTTTGCACTGGTAGTTCCCTACTAAGTCTATTTCTACAAATGCACTAAATTGCAATATTCAAAAGAATTTTGTGTGGGCTACAAGATGGTACAGCTGGTAAAGTTGCTTGCAGCCAATCCTGACCATGTGAGAACAATCCCCTAAACTTACACAAGAACTCTCTCAAGTTGACCTCCTACTGCAGACACTCACCATCCACTCCCCacaaatgaatttaatttttaaaaaaggcaaaagaaagagtAAGCAGTACATGGAGTAGTCTCATCTCTGCTGAAGCAGAGCTCTgcaactgaaaaaaaacaaaacaagaaaaacagaaaaatgttaggaaaatgaaataagaaacaaaaacaagctgcAAGGTGAGTGAGAGATGATTAAAAGCTTTCTGAACCTCATCAGCTACTGTAATAACATGGAGCAGAAGCTGCATCTCTGTCGAAGCAGAActatgaaactgaaaaaaaaagaaaagaaaaaacggAAAAAATTGTAaggaaaaaagatataaaaacaagTCTCACTAAGATAGAAAGATAGGTGCGTTAGGATTCAAAGCTTTCTTGAACCTCATCAGCTACCCTAATAACCTGGAGCAGTCTCATCTTCGTTGAAGCAGAGCTCTGaaactgcaaaacaaacaaacaaacaaaaaacaaacaaaccaaaaaatgaaaaaagatacaaaaacaaGGCAGGCTCATGAAGAAAGCAAGAAGAGGTGCTGTAGGATTCGAAGCTTTCTGATCCTCACCAGCTACCATAATAATGGGGCATCTTCATCTCTGTCGAAGCAGAGctatgaaactaaaaaaaaaaaaaaagaaaaagaaagaaaaaagaaacaaaaagaaacgaAAAAGGTACAAAAACAAGCGTCACGCAGATAGAAAGATAGGTGCGATAGGCGTCGAAATTTTCTGAACCTCATCAGCTACTGTAATAACGTGGAGCAGCCTCGTCTCTGTCGAAGCAGAGGTCTGAAacggcaaaaaaataaaaaaaaagaaacaaaaaagaaaaaaatgtaagaaaaacaagaacaaagataCAAAAACAAGCCTCAGAAGATAGATGGGTGCCACAGGATTCGAAACTTTCTGAACCTCATCAGCTACTGTAATAACGTGGAACAGCCTCGTCTCTGTCGAAGCCGAGGTCTGAaacggcaaaaaaaaaaaagaaacaaaaaggaaacaaaaaagaaaaaaatgtaagaaaaacaagaacaaagataCAAAAACAAGCCTCAGAAGATAGATAGGTGCCACAGGATTCGAAACTTTCTGAACCTCATCAGCAACTGTAATAACGTGGAACAGCCTCGTCTCTGTCGAAGCAGAGCTTTGAAACggcaaaaaaatgaaacaggaaacgaaaaagaaaaaatgttaagaaaaccaagaacaaaGATACAAAAACAATCCTCACAAAGACAGAAATATAGGTGCGATAGGATTTGAAGGTTTCTGAATCTTACCAGCTTCCTTTAATAACGTGGAGCAGCCTCGTCTCTGTCGAAGCAGAGGCTCTGTCTGAAGCTCCAAAAATGAAAGACACAGGCTGCCTTGAGAGAGCCAGTGAGGCGAGATAAGATCCGAAGCTTTGTGAACCTCACCAGCTACCGTCAATAAGCATCCATTACGTCAGCCATCTGTTTCCTGTCCCCCATTTTGTAGGCCCCCATTTTACCTGCCACGCTGTGGTGAGCTTGCCGTTTCTCGCCTCTCGGGCCTGCCAGACGGCCGCTACTTGTTGCCAGTGTTGTGGTGGACTGTGAGCCCGGACGGCCTTCTCGAAGTCCTAGTGCTTTAGAGATCCCCACCGTTCGTTCCCCATCCACCGGAGCAAACACCCTTTAAAATGGCGTCCCCAAAGAGCAACTCAGACATCGCCGAGAATTCTGAGGGTAAAACCCAGCTTAGCTGCTCGGATGAGACTTCGGGTGGCCTGGCGGACATAGAGACAGTTTCCCATAGCGAATGCCAGGGGCCAGAAGTGAGTCCTAGAGCAAGCAGTGCCACGGGAGTGAGCAGGGTTTCCTGCCCTCGCGGTACTGACCTCGAAAATCCTGGTGATGGTTATCAGGGACACAGTGGTGACAAAGATGGCCATGTTCCCGACGACGAGGGTCACGAGGATGATGAGGGCGCTGACATTTTAATCAGCACGGTGGGAAGCTTGGTGAGCCAGCAAGACTTGCAGGGAGGTGAGGCTGCTGCAGACGAGCAGGGCGCAGACGAGCAGGGAGCACGAAACTTCTACTGCCACCGAGAGGCGGAGGCCTGGGAGGATGTAGATGAGCAGGAAGTAGAAGACCACTTCCGCCTCCCAGACTTGCAGGCCCGTGAGGTTGTGTCTGAGAGGGACGAAGGGCCCGAGGCACATGAACAGTCCAGTGCGGGCACCAGTGAGCTATGTGATACTGAACAAGATCGATTGCTACAGGAATGGTTGGCCCTCGAGACCTCTCCTCTCCCGAGACCTCGATGGAAGGTCCTTGATGCGCTGCGCGAAAGGCAGCTGGGTTCAAGTGCCCGCTTTGTTTATGATGCCTGTGGGGCAAGACTATTTGTGCAGCGCTTCTCCCTCCAGCATGCTTTTGAAGGCCATGACGGATGTGTCAACACTGTGCATTTTAACCAACATGGCACCCTGCTGGCTAGCGGCAGTGATGACCTAAAAATGATCGTGTGGGACTGGCTTCATCAACGACCGGTACTGAACTTTGTTAGTGGCCACAAAAATAATATCTTACATGCTAAATTCCTCCCTAATTGTAATGATGCCGTCCTAGCCATGTGTGGCCGTGATGGGCAGGTACGCCTTGCACAGCTGTCTGCTATGCCAGGCACTCAGATGACTAAACTTTTGGTGAAGCATGAGGGAGGATCTCATAGATTGGCTTTGGAGCCAGACTCTCCCTTTAGGTTCTTAACTTCAGGGGAAGATGGGGTTGTTTTCAGTATTGACCTCAGACAGGCCTGCCCAGCTTCAAAGGTGGTGGTAACCAAAGATTCTGATAAGAAAGTGGGGTTGTATTCAATCTTTGTGAATCCTTCCAATTTCTACCAGTTTACTGTAGGTGGGCAAGATCAGTTTGTGAGAATTTATGACCAAAGGAAAATTGATGAGAATGTCAACAATGGAGTACTCAAAAAATTCTGCCCACATCACCTTTTAGGTTATGATTACCCAGCATATATCACCTCTGTGATATATAGTTATGATGGCACAGAGCTCCTGGCTAGCTACAATGATGaagatatttacattttcaacTCTTCTGATAGCGAAGGAGCTCAATATGCTAGGAGATATAAAGGGCACAGAAATAATACCACAGTAAAAAGTGTAAATTTCTATGGCCCCAGAAGTGAATTTGTGATGAGTGGTAGTGACTGTGGGCATATCTTCATTTGGGAAAAATCATCCTCCCAGATTGTTCAGTTCTTAGAGGCAGATGAAGGAGGAACAACAAACTGTATTGATCCCCATCCTTACCTACCTGTGCTTGCATCCAGTGGCCTAGACCATGAAGTCAAGATCtgggcacccacagctaaatcttcCACAAACCTTACAGGGTTAAAGAATGTGGTTAAAATTAATAAACTGAAACGAGATAGTTTTAGCTTGCAAAACACTTCTCTGTTTGAGAACCACATGCTTTGGTTCCTCATGAGTCACCTGACACACACAAATTACCAACACAGTTGGAGAGGTATTAGATTTGAAGTTGGAGGAGGAGGTGCCAGTGACTCTTCTAGTATGTCTGAGGAGGAACCAAACCGAGAAGAATCACAGTGCCGCACATCCTAGGCTATGTCCTGAAAGTGAATACCACTTCAGTACATGGCACTTAAAAAAATTAGCTTGAGTAGTAGGTTTTTGTTTGCCTCCTGTTTGCAGTGTTTTATAAgagtatttcttttttcccctttcctttacCTGATTTTGTTACACCTTGATAGCCCTTATATTATATGATTGTAGAAGTATAATAGGCCTCCTTTGTTCTCTCATAGTTAAATAAGGAATTGCCTGAAAATTTGGTGAAAGATTAGTAGTTTTATAAGATCTTATTTATGTTCCAAAaattgttgaatttttaaaaagtattcagtAATTTAATTCTGAatattaaagtttttattgtaaattcttaaaaaatgtttttgctctaaaataaagtaaaatgaaataaattatagtTTTGTTATTTTACTACCGATCCTTGgtcatgcacacaccacacactacttAGGCTTTTTTcgacaaaaaagggaaaaaaaggataaaaaaattttgtttctaataagATAAGGAATtatataactttgtttttttcacaGTTTCTGAACCCACAATAATAATATGGAATTATTTAAGCATGTTAAAACTGGAAAGAAATTAGATTAAATCACTAAGTTGTTTAATCACCATTTCAGTGTTTTTGAAATGCCATAGTTGAAAAATACTGGGAACTAGCATTAgtccaaaccaagccctctgaatgtgggtgccagctaggaggccagggcagtctatgggacctctaacagtggagccagtctttaaccctagtgcactaatggagtttgggagcccattccctatggagggatactattgcagcccagatagaagaaagagggcctaggccctccctcaaatgatgtgatagaccttaatggtcccctgtggagggtctcactatccttggggagtggatgggggttggttggggaggttggtgggaaacatgggagtgGGAGGATTGATACGTAAATAAGAgttcttctaaaattaaaaaggataAATACTACAGGATTATCTTCCAAACAGTCCTCCTGGGTTAATCTTTTTCTATGCTTCTAACCAAATTTTAATAATTCCTTTATGTTGAAACTATAACAGCTGCAATAACAGatggtttgtatttttataaaacaaattgaTATAAAACAATTCTCAGAATGCTTTTAATAGCCAGAGATATGGGTCAGTGGactaagagtactggctgcttttccaaaagaCTCAGGTTTGAGGGagtcccatcacccacatggtggcttactgctgtctataactccagttcaagacGATGCaacatcatcttctggcctctggaatTAGGCATGCACAGAgtgctgcacagacacacatgcagacaaaataaatatttttaagtcagtGAAAATACTTTTAGGCATCCATGCAGTGTTAAAACGGCAATATAGCTTAGAAGAGGTTAAAttggttttaaattattttcagttttattgaaTGTAAATTTGGTATAGTGAGTGACCAAATTCTATtacttttatttctcattttgtgtgttatttgggtaaAGGAATGCAGAAGATCAACTTCCTCTAAATTTTGTTTAGTTATATCACATGGTTCTTTGCAGACAATTGTTTAAATGAAGGATGTCATTAAACCTCCAGACAATGGCTATCCTTCCATAATACTTCCTGAGCTGGGTATTATGTCTCCTCTCCTGGGAGCATGTAGAGACACTTTCATAATAAGATACTTTGGAATGGAAGTTACCTTGAACAAAGTTCACTGTTCACTGAGACTTGGAATTAAAGTTAAGTGCCTGGGGACCTAGAAATCTGAAGAAGCTGCTACATGTTGGCTGTCAAAAAGGGTTAGCAAAGATCACAAAAGAAACTTGCCTCCAGAAAGAAGTGGGTCTGAACTTTGCAGTGTGGTTTAAAATAGGGTCTGGGGAGAAGTATCAGTGGGGTAAAGCTCTGGGAGTGCAAACATGAAGATGAGTTCACATACCTGGAACCTATATAAAAGCTAAATGGGCTTGAGAGGTTGCCTCTGTAATCTTGAGCAGGAGAAGCAAAGACAAAATCTTTGGAGCAGCCTAGCTATCCAGACTTGTACAAACGGTAATGCCCGTATTCAGCAAGAGACCTTGTGTCACCATATAAAATGGACTGCTGTTGAAGTTGCCTAATAACAGCTTTGGTCCTTAATATGCAAGTGCCTGCAAGTGCattcacacaatacacacatacatatgtaaaaataaatgagaggacATGAAGAGAGTTATTAACTAGGACCCAGTTTGGAGCAtcctttaaaaatgaatagtATGTATGCTAACAATATTACGATTTCTGGTGACTGACAGAatgataaaaaggaaaactaGTTCTTTCCTACTTGCTGCATGCAAAAAGATCTTTCTATAGAGAATTtttactcttaaaatctttcagGGTTCCCTGAATTGATCTAGGATTGTTTTGTCATACATATTTGGCAAAAGAATTATTTGAAAGATAAAGTAGCAGCAAATATGCCAGGCAAGGTAGCAATACTTCATGTACATTGTTGCCCATATGTGGGCTTACTCTTGTTTGTGTTGGGTATTATTTTAGCCCACAGATACTTCAGATCCCTTCCACATTTCCTTTTGTAAGGAGTGCTTTCTTTTGCAGGGCACCTAGGCCATCTCATATTGACCTGTGTTTGTGGAGGCAATGAGAGGTCAGCCCCCGTTCCAGGCTTTCCTTAATGTTCCAGATAATCCTCATGGATCCCCCACATATATTGGCTCCCCAAAATTTCGAAACCACTTCTTACACAATGTGTTGCTCACTTCAGTTTCTACTATccgaaccaaaaccaaaacaaaacaaaaatgtattaagACTACTTAGCTAGGGCCTGGAAGGTTGGCTCTGAGCTTTATAGCACccgttgctcttgcagaaggtctgggatcaattcccagcagcaCGTGGTGGCTAGCAAacatccacaactccagttccagggaatctgatgctatATTCTGTCCTTTGTGGGTACATACTTAAATTCAGTGCAAACACATCCCATACGTACATGTAGGAAAACataatacagataaaataaaatttattaaaaacatttggTGCTTAGCCACACACAATTGGCTTAAACACAATTGGAAACACCTTGTTAAAAATGTCTCACCCACAATGTTTCTGTTACTCTGATTGAAGCTGAGCTGTGCAACCTCCCCTCCCCTACACACTTGGGGGATAAGTTTCTAAGTTAGTGGGATTTGAATATTTAACCATTTGGGGGAATTAATTAGCTGTAAAGAagttgtatatatatacatacatacatacatacatacatacatacatacatacatatatgtgcatgtatgcctgtaccacacacaaataaataatgaatgattTCAAAATttgcaaaatatatatatatatatatatatatatatatatatatatatatagtgttagGTAGATAGATATACTGTGTGTTATGTATCTATTCACATCTATTTCTTATCTACAGAGGGAAAGTAATAGTTAAACTGAGAAAGTACATGGCACAAGCCTGTTACTCACTCCTTCATGTGTAGAAGCAGGAGAATACTGAGTTTAGTGCTATATAGTGTGAACTATACACTGAGATTGAGGGAAGGCTGGGTGTATAGCAAACCCCTGGTGCAAAGAGGACAAAAGTACATATAGGATTGTGTAGATTAAAAGGAGGCTAGGAGATGGTAAGAGCACTTGTATTTTCAAGCATTAAAACTGGAATTGAAGCCAGATGtcatgcacacacctttaatcccagcacttgggaggcagaggcaggcagttctcaagtgagtttgaggccagtctcatTTACAGAGGGAGTCGTAGAAcatctagagctacacagagaaaccctgtcctgaaaaaaaaaaacaacaaaacaaaaccaaacaaatctgGAATTCAAAACTCCAGCACCCAGCTGGGCAAAGATGCATGTGACTGTAAGCACAGCATTAGGAGGTGAACCCAGATTT from Cricetulus griseus strain 17A/GY chromosome X, alternate assembly CriGri-PICRH-1.0, whole genome shotgun sequence encodes the following:
- the LOC100774037 gene encoding DDB1- and CUL4-associated factor 8, with the protein product MASPKSNSDIAENSEGKTQLSCSDETSGGLADIETVSHSECQGPEVSPRASSATGVSRVSCPRGTDLENPGDGYQGHSGDKDGHVPDDEGHEDDEGADILISTVGSLVSQQDLQGGEAAADEQGADEQGARNFYCHREAEAWEDVDEQEVEDHFRLPDLQAREVVSERDEGPEAHEQSSAGTSELCDTEQDRLLQEWLALETSPLPRPRWKVLDALRERQLGSSARFVYDACGARLFVQRFSLQHAFEGHDGCVNTVHFNQHGTLLASGSDDLKMIVWDWLHQRPVLNFVSGHKNNILHAKFLPNCNDAVLAMCGRDGQVRLAQLSAMPGTQMTKLLVKHEGGSHRLALEPDSPFRFLTSGEDGVVFSIDLRQACPASKVVVTKDSDKKVGLYSIFVNPSNFYQFTVGGQDQFVRIYDQRKIDENVNNGVLKKFCPHHLLGYDYPAYITSVIYSYDGTELLASYNDEDIYIFNSSDSEGAQYARRYKGHRNNTTVKSVNFYGPRSEFVMSGSDCGHIFIWEKSSSQIVQFLEADEGGTTNCIDPHPYLPVLASSGLDHEVKIWAPTAKSSTNLTGLKNVVKINKLKRDSFSLQNTSLFENHMLWFLMSHLTHTNYQHSWRGIRFEVGGGGASDSSSMSEEEPNREESQCRTS